The Candidatus Hydrogenedentota bacterium genome segment ATGTGGAGTCCGTCTTGGCAATGGCATTCGGCGGCGACGCCGGGGCCGATGATTTCGGAGAGGCCGTAGATGTCGTAGGCGGTGATGCCCGATTCCGCTTCGATGCGTTTGCGCATTTCGGCGGTCCAGGGTTCCGCGCCGAACACGCCGATCGCCAAGGGGAGGTCGTGCATGTCGATGCCCATTTCGCCGGCGCGTTCGATCAGACGCAGGAAGTAGCTGGGCGTGCAGCAGATGACGGTGACATTGAAGTCGCGGAGGATCATGAGTTGCCGGTCGGTGTTGCCGCCGGAGGTCGGGATCACGGTCGCGCCGAGGGCTTCGGCGCCGTAGTGCGCGCCGAGGCCGCCGGTGAAGAGGCCGTAGCCGTAGGAGTTTTGGATGATGTCGTTGCTGCGCACGCCGTAGGAGGCGAAGGCGCGGAGCATGACGCTGGACCACACGTCGACGTCTTCGCGGGTGTAGGCCACGACAATGGGTTTACCGGTGGTTCCGCTGGACGCGTGGAGGCGGACAACTTCGTCCATCGGACTCGCGAAGAGGCCGAAGGGATAGGTGTCGCGCAGGTCGGTCTTCACGTAGAGCGGCAGTTTTGCGATGTCGGCGAGTGTGCGTACGTCGTCGGGTTTGAGCTTTCGCTCATCCATGCGTTGGCGAAACAACGCGACATGGTCGTAAGCGCGGCGCACGATGGTCTGCAACCGGCTCAGTTGAAGGCTTTGCAGTTGTTCGGTCGGGAGATAGTCGGGCCCGCTAAGCGGATGAAAACCTTGCCTATCCCCGCATTTACTCTTCCCCATAGCTTGCGCTCCCCCGAGATGAAGAATTTGAAATCTCAGATTTGAAATTTGAAATCGAATCTCAAACCTATGTTGCAGGCAGCATTCTACTCTGTTCCGAATCGCCGCCCCAAATGAAACACACTCAAGTTCTGATCGTAGGTGCCTTCGGGCACGTTGGCCCGGATTGCCTTTTCCCAGTTATCCTGCGCGAACGGAACGTGCAGGCTCAGCATGCCCAGTATCGCGACGTTGAAGTTGCGCGTGGTTAGCGGCAGGGTCTGTTCGTTCAGTTCGTTCATGGGTCCGTAGATGCCGACGAGACGCTCGGGCGTGATGATGAGTCCGCCTTCTCGCAGGACGGGGCGGTTGTGGTCCACCTGGGTTTCGTCGAAGGCCACCAGAAAGTCGGCCTCGCCCAAGGGTACCATCGGGCTCCAGACTTCGTCGCCGAAGCGCACGTCGCTGGTCACGGAACCGCCGCGCTGGCTCATGCCGTGAATCTCGCTTTTCTTCACGTCGTATCCGTCGAACACGGCGCAGTCGGCGAAGATGTCGCTGGCTTTTAGAACACCGAGACCGCCAAGCCCCGCAAATACCACGTTCGTCACGGTGCGTTTACCGTTATTCATCGTCGTTCTCCCCTTCGCACTTCGGCGCGGGCGTTTTCACTTTCATCAAGCGGCAGGGCTGGCGCATCACAATGACCGTCACGGCGTCTTGCGCCATTGCTTCACTCAATGCATCTTCGAGTTCGCGGCCATAGCCGACCGTTTTCACGTTGGCGACGCCCATGGCACGCACGACGTCTTCGGGCAGAATCTGCTGGGCCGCCATATGGTCGAGAGAACGGCCGGTGCCGGGGTGCTCCTGCATGCCGGTCATGGCGGTGGTTCCGTTGTCGAGAATCAGGACGATGTGCCCGTTCTTCGGCGGGTTATAGACCATCTCGGCGATACCGGTCAGCCCGGAGTGAAAAAAGGTGCTGTCGCCGATGACGCTGACGACGCGGCGGGCTTCGTTTTGCGGCAGGGTGTGGCGGAGGCCCAGTCCGATGCCGATGCTGGCGCCCATGCAAAGTTGGCTGTCCATGGCTTCGAAGGGTGGCAGCGCGCCGAGCGTGTAGCAGCCGATGTCGCCGGAGACGATGCAGTTCAGCCGGTTCAGAGTGAGAAAGGTCATGCGGTGTGGGCAACCGGCGCAGAGCTCGGGCGGCTTGCCGCCTTTGATGACCGTCTCGGGGCTGGTGTCGTTGGCGAGGATACGGCGTACGCGGTTGACGTTGAGTTCGCCGAAACGAAAGGCTTCGGGCTTGTCTTCGACGGCGATGCCGTTCATGCGCAGTTGCTCGACGAGATACGGGTCGCCTTCTTCGATGACGACGCAGCGCTTCACCGATTGCGCGAACTGGCGGATGCGTTCGAAGGGCAGCGGGTACGTCATGCCCAGTTTCAGGACGCGGGCATCGGGCGCGGCTTCGCGGACGTGTACATACGAAATGCCCGAGGTGATGATGCCAAGCGCGGCGTCGCCTTCGTGGACGGTGTTGAGCGCGGACGTCTCATTCCATGCCTGCAATTTGGCGAGGCGATCGCGCATGCGACGGTGCGCGGGACGCGCGTGGGCGGGGATCATGACGCGGCCTGGGATGTTGCGCGTGAAACCCGGCTTCGGAGGCGCGAAGGATTCATCGGCGAACTTCACCAGACTTTTGGAGTGGCAGACGCGGGTGGTCATGCGGAACATGACGGGCGAGTGCCATTCTTCGGAGAGGCGAACGGCTTCGAGGAAGAAGTCGTAGGTTTCCTGGGAGTTGCTGGGTTCGATGGTCGGCATGCCGGCGGCGAGCGCGAAACGGCGGTTGTCCTGTTCGTTCTGACTTGAGGACATGCCGGGGTCGTCCGCGGAGACGATGACAAGCGCGCCGTCAACGCCGGTGTAGGCGACGGAGAAATAGGGGTCCGCGGCGACGTTCACACCGACGTGCTTCATGGTGACGAGGGCGCGCCCGCCCGCGAATGCGACGCCGATCCCGACTTCGAGGGCGACTTTCTCGTTGGGCGACCAGCGGGCGAATCCGCCGCCTTTGTTGAATTCCTCAAGGATTTCCGAGGAGGGCGTGCCCGGATATCCGCTGCCCATGGTGATGCCGGCGTGAAGCGCTGCTGTCGCGAGTGCTTCGTTGCCGCTCAGGAGTTTTCGATCGGGTTGCATAAATCCTCCGAAGGGACGAATGGGACTCAAGGGACCTGTGGGTCCAATGAGACCGAACAGAGTCAAAGGAGCAGGGCGGCCTCAGGTGCGGCGCTCCGCTTCCCCCACTTACACATAGAGCCGGTTCAATTCTCCGTACAGTTTCAACAAATCTTCGCGTTCGACGGGGGGCACGACCTGCTGAGCCCCCACGAAGACGGCATAAGCGATTTCGGCCAATTGCATGGCGCGTTTGGGATCGCCGGTAATGTCGCGCGCGATGTTCGCGAGGTAGGCGATGCGCGCCTGGTCCACCCGCTTCACGGAGCGCCGCACGAGCGGCGAGTTGCGCGCCCAGGCCCGGATGTTGAGTTCCAGTTTCGAGCCATAGAGCGTCATGGCAAGGTGCGTGAGGCGGCGTTGCTTGTCGCGCGTCGTGCCCCCAGCCTCCGCTTGTTCGATCAAGCGGTGCGTCATCTGCTGTTCCCAATGCTCAAGCAGGGCAGAGACGAACCCCTCGCGGTCCTTGAAGTGGTGGTAGAACGACCCCTTGGTCAATCCCATGCGGGCGGTCAGTTCGTCGAGCGTTAGCGCACCCGGCCCCGACGTGCTAAGCACGTCGATCCCCACTTTGAGCCACGCCGCGCGTTTTTCCGGTCTAACATCTGCCATACCATTCGGTATGGTATGGTATTTTATGGCCGCTTGTCAACGCGTGAATGGGGCCATCACGACGGCCGAAATGGTGTACTGGAGGATCCAAGGCGTCTTTTCACGCTTCCTTGATTGGCGGAGATGAGGATATTGCCGTTAGACCGAGTGCGGGTAGTCTCAGAGCGATTCCGGCGGGTTTGTAGTTTATACTCGACGAAAGCCGTGGTGCATCCTGTATACTACGTACAGTCAATGAAGGGGGCTTGTGAACGTTGGCGACGAAACGTAGGCGCTATCTCCAAATTGCTACGGTTCTCTTCGCATTCGGGGCGCTCGTATTCTGGTTGTCGTTTGTTCCCACGGTCGGCCTTAACAGTAATTTCTATGGGGACTTGTGCGAGCTAATCGGCACCGCGGGGCTCTTGGTCGGCGCGAATATCATTGTCCGCATCCTGAGCAGGACTCGTCTGGTCACCACCGTCTTTCTGCTGGGTACATTCTTTCTTCTCGTGGCGCGTCTCGCCGATTTCCTTGAAGAAGTGCCGTTCTACCGCGCCTTGCCGGTAGTCGGTGTGGGGGGCATAGGGCAGGTGCTTCTCGAGCGCGGGGCTGAAAGCCTGGGGTATATCGGGCTGATGGCGACCATGCTTGGAACGATGTACGAACTCGCGGCCGCAACCATAAGCGCGGAGCACGGGGAGCAGCGGTATCGGCAGCTGTTCCAGTCGGCGCAGTATTTGGCGCAGGTTGTCGATCAATCCGCTGACGCGGTCTTGGCCGTTGATGAGGACGGTCGCGTGCACGTTTGGAGCACAGGGGCGGAGAGGCTGCTCGGCTATACGAAAGAAGAAGCCAAGAACCTCACTATCAAGGAAATCCTGGTGGAGGGTTTGGACCACAGTTCGGACAGCATTGTGAATTGGGTTCGCGAGCGGGGCGCATTGAGCGAAATCGAGACGGTTGCGCAACGGAAGAACGGGGCGCGATTCGCGGCGGGAGTTAGTTTGTCGCCATTGCCCAAAGTGGAGGGGCAACCGGCGGGAATCAGCATCATTGTTCGCGACATCGAAGAGCGCAAGGTTATGGAACGCGAGCTTCTGGCTTCGCGCAATCTATTGGCAGGCGCATTGCAGGCCGCGGATGTAGGGCTTTTCATTATTGATCGCGACGGCCAGTTGGTTACGTACAACACTCGGGCGCGCGACATCGTGGGATTTGACGATGAAGAGATGGCGGGGCGTATCTCCGTGGAAACGTTGAGCATTGTGTTCGACAATCCCACCGTGTTCACGCAGGCCCTGTTCGATTCGGTGTTCACCAGGGGAAAGCACGAAGAGTTCCGGCGGATACTGCTGCGGCGTAAGGACGGGGCAACGCGGATCTGCAACGGGGCGTTGGCTCCGGTATTCGATGACAAGGGCAAGATTATCGCCGCGGCCGGCGTGGTGGTCGACATTACCGAGCGGGAAGAGTTGCAGACCAAGCTGCTCGAAGCGCAGAAGATGGAAAGCGTAGGGCGGCTTGCGGGAGGGGTGGCGCACGATTTCAACAACCTGCTTGCGGGCGTGCTGGGATATGCGTCGCTTATTCAGGAAGAACTTGGATCGGGCTCGCCGCACCGGCAGCGATTGAAGACGATCGAAGAGTCTGCGTTGCGCGCATCGGATTTAACGCGGCAATTGCTGACGTTTGCGCGCGGGGGCGCGCGTCATGTCGAGACGGTGCTGCTGAACGAGATTGTCACGGAGACACTGGCCCTGTTATCGCACACGTTGGACCCGAACATCCGGCTTCGAGACGAATTGGACGAGAACTTGGACGCTGTCCAGGCGGATCGCACGCAGATGGGACAGGTATTGATGAACTTGTGCCTCAATTCGCGCGATGCGATCGAGGGGGTCGGGGAAATCCGGATTACGACGGAGAATATTGACGTGGACGAGGCCATGAGCCAGCGGGTGCAAGTGCCCGGGGCAGGCCGTTACGTTCGGATTGCGGTGGAAGATTCGGGGCGCGGGATGTCGTATGAGGTGCGCCAGAAGATGTTCGATCCGTTCTTCTCGACCAAGAAGACCGGAGAGGGATATGGTCTTGGCCTTTCTGTTGTGTATGGAATCGTGAAGTCGCACAACGGTGGTTTGCTCGTGGATTCGGAGCCGATGAAAGGCACGCGGATTGAGATCTATCTGCCGTCGTCGGGTCCGGCAACAGCGCCGGCCAAGTACGGATTCGATCGGAAGAATGAGTTGCGGGGAGGCTCGGAGACGGTACTTGTCGTGGATGACGAGCAACTGATCCGCGCGTTGGTGCGGGACATCCTGGAAACGAGCGGATATACAGTAATCGATGCTTGCACGGGCGAGGAAGGGGTGCTGACATACGAGCAGCATCGCGACAAAATTGATCTCATCATCATGGACATGGTGATGCCGGGGATGGGGGGAGCGGAAGCGTTGAAGCAGATATTGGCGCACGATCCCAATGCGCGTTGCATCGTGTCGAGCGGATACAGCACGGAACGCTACAGCGGAGGGCTGCTGGACGGACGTAACGTGCGTTTCGTGGCAAAGCCTTTCCACACGGCGGCGCTGATATCGACCGTACGCACCCTGCTGGATTCGTAGGCGCGATGATAGCCGACGTCGAACAGTTGGAGGAACTCCTGAGTCGTCCGCCTGCGCGACTGGTGGAGGCCATGCGGGGAATCGAAGGCGACGTGCTGGTGTTGGGCGCGGGCGGCAAGATGGGACCCACCCTGACGCGCATGGCCGCGCGCGCGATTGCCGAAGCGGGCACTCCCTCCAAGGTGTACGCGGTATCGACTTTCTCCAATCCTGAACACCGAAAACGACTCGATAAGGCCGGTGTTGTCACACACGCGGGAGACATCTCCGACCCCAAGGTTGTTGAGGCCCTGCCGAATGCGAAGAACGTCGTGTATATGGTGGGGCGCAAGTTCGGATCGTCGGGAGCCGAATGGGACACCTGGGTTGCGAATGTGCTTGTGCCGGCGCGCATTGCAGACCGGTATGCGGATGCCAACGTGGTGGTGTTTTCGTCGGGCAATGTGTATCCGTTGACGGCCATCGAGTTGCAAGGAGCGACAGAAGACACGACGCCTGCGCCGGTCGGTGAATATGCGATGACCTGTTTGGGGCGTGAGCGCATGTTCGATCACGCGGCGCATCACAAAGGGTTGCGGGCGGCGCACTATCGTCTCAACTATGCCGTGGAGTTGCGGTACGGGATTCTCGTGGACGTCGCGGAGAAAGTTCTGCGCGATGAACCCATCGACGTGACGATGGGATACGTAAATGTAGTGTGGCAGGGCTACGCGAATGCCGTGGCAATGGAACTGCTGGCGTGGTGCGCGAATCCGCCGTTCGTGTTGAATGTGACGGGGCCGGAGACAGTCTCGGTGCGCGCGCTGGCGGAGCGGTTTGGCGCGTTGTTCGGCAAAACGCCTGAGATTCGTGGCGAGGAAGCGCGCACGGCGCTTCTGAGTAATGCGACCCGGTGCCACACGTTGTTTGGCTTGCCGGAGATCGGCGTGGACT includes the following:
- a CDS encoding thiamine pyrophosphate-binding protein; its protein translation is MQPDRKLLSGNEALATAALHAGITMGSGYPGTPSSEILEEFNKGGGFARWSPNEKVALEVGIGVAFAGGRALVTMKHVGVNVAADPYFSVAYTGVDGALVIVSADDPGMSSSQNEQDNRRFALAAGMPTIEPSNSQETYDFFLEAVRLSEEWHSPVMFRMTTRVCHSKSLVKFADESFAPPKPGFTRNIPGRVMIPAHARPAHRRMRDRLAKLQAWNETSALNTVHEGDAALGIITSGISYVHVREAAPDARVLKLGMTYPLPFERIRQFAQSVKRCVVIEEGDPYLVEQLRMNGIAVEDKPEAFRFGELNVNRVRRILANDTSPETVIKGGKPPELCAGCPHRMTFLTLNRLNCIVSGDIGCYTLGALPPFEAMDSQLCMGASIGIGLGLRHTLPQNEARRVVSVIGDSTFFHSGLTGIAEMVYNPPKNGHIVLILDNGTTAMTGMQEHPGTGRSLDHMAAQQILPEDVVRAMGVANVKTVGYGRELEDALSEAMAQDAVTVIVMRQPCRLMKVKTPAPKCEGENDDE
- a CDS encoding phenylacetate--CoA ligase, which produces MGKSKCGDRQGFHPLSGPDYLPTEQLQSLQLSRLQTIVRRAYDHVALFRQRMDERKLKPDDVRTLADIAKLPLYVKTDLRDTYPFGLFASPMDEVVRLHASSGTTGKPIVVAYTREDVDVWSSVMLRAFASYGVRSNDIIQNSYGYGLFTGGLGAHYGAEALGATVIPTSGGNTDRQLMILRDFNVTVICCTPSYFLRLIERAGEMGIDMHDLPLAIGVFGAEPWTAEMRKRIEAESGITAYDIYGLSEIIGPGVAAECHCQDGLHIFEDHFYPEILDPKTLEPVPDGEEGELVLTTLSKHAMPMIRYRTRDITALLPEKCPCGRTIRRMRRISRRSDDMLIIRGINVFPSQIEAALLAVEGTLPHYQIVLTSEGALDQLEVQVEVTQEFFSDKIRALETLQERLAHSIEHTTGLRVRLRLVQPNTIERSEGKAKRVIDKRNRNL
- a CDS encoding PAS domain S-box protein → MATKRRRYLQIATVLFAFGALVFWLSFVPTVGLNSNFYGDLCELIGTAGLLVGANIIVRILSRTRLVTTVFLLGTFFLLVARLADFLEEVPFYRALPVVGVGGIGQVLLERGAESLGYIGLMATMLGTMYELAAATISAEHGEQRYRQLFQSAQYLAQVVDQSADAVLAVDEDGRVHVWSTGAERLLGYTKEEAKNLTIKEILVEGLDHSSDSIVNWVRERGALSEIETVAQRKNGARFAAGVSLSPLPKVEGQPAGISIIVRDIEERKVMERELLASRNLLAGALQAADVGLFIIDRDGQLVTYNTRARDIVGFDDEEMAGRISVETLSIVFDNPTVFTQALFDSVFTRGKHEEFRRILLRRKDGATRICNGALAPVFDDKGKIIAAAGVVVDITEREELQTKLLEAQKMESVGRLAGGVAHDFNNLLAGVLGYASLIQEELGSGSPHRQRLKTIEESALRASDLTRQLLTFARGGARHVETVLLNEIVTETLALLSHTLDPNIRLRDELDENLDAVQADRTQMGQVLMNLCLNSRDAIEGVGEIRITTENIDVDEAMSQRVQVPGAGRYVRIAVEDSGRGMSYEVRQKMFDPFFSTKKTGEGYGLGLSVVYGIVKSHNGGLLVDSEPMKGTRIEIYLPSSGPATAPAKYGFDRKNELRGGSETVLVVDDEQLIRALVRDILETSGYTVIDACTGEEGVLTYEQHRDKIDLIIMDMVMPGMGGAEALKQILAHDPNARCIVSSGYSTERYSGGLLDGRNVRFVAKPFHTAALISTVRTLLDS
- a CDS encoding 2-oxoacid:acceptor oxidoreductase family protein, whose translation is MNNGKRTVTNVVFAGLGGLGVLKASDIFADCAVFDGYDVKKSEIHGMSQRGGSVTSDVRFGDEVWSPMVPLGEADFLVAFDETQVDHNRPVLREGGLIITPERLVGIYGPMNELNEQTLPLTTRNFNVAILGMLSLHVPFAQDNWEKAIRANVPEGTYDQNLSVFHLGRRFGTE
- a CDS encoding TetR/AcrR family transcriptional regulator, coding for MADVRPEKRAAWLKVGIDVLSTSGPGALTLDELTARMGLTKGSFYHHFKDREGFVSALLEHWEQQMTHRLIEQAEAGGTTRDKQRRLTHLAMTLYGSKLELNIRAWARNSPLVRRSVKRVDQARIAYLANIARDITGDPKRAMQLAEIAYAVFVGAQQVVPPVEREDLLKLYGELNRLYV
- a CDS encoding epimerase, which produces MIADVEQLEELLSRPPARLVEAMRGIEGDVLVLGAGGKMGPTLTRMAARAIAEAGTPSKVYAVSTFSNPEHRKRLDKAGVVTHAGDISDPKVVEALPNAKNVVYMVGRKFGSSGAEWDTWVANVLVPARIADRYADANVVVFSSGNVYPLTAIELQGATEDTTPAPVGEYAMTCLGRERMFDHAAHHKGLRAAHYRLNYAVELRYGILVDVAEKVLRDEPIDVTMGYVNVVWQGYANAVAMELLAWCANPPFVLNVTGPETVSVRALAERFGALFGKTPEIRGEEARTALLSNATRCHTLFGLPEIGVDSMVDWVADWLLRGGATLNKPTHYETRDGRF